The following are encoded together in the Aciduricibacillus chroicocephali genome:
- the ypeB gene encoding germination protein YpeB, with product MYRWIAIALLAAGIAGTSFWAARSNNEKSMVSLQAENHYQRAFHELTYNMDILHEKIGTTLAMNSKERLSPQMLDIWRITSNAQSNLGQLPLAMLPFNKTEEFLSQIGDFSYKTAARDLSAKPLTNKETKTLASLYKQSGELNSHMRKLQGDVLNNNLSWLDAEKSLAQRNEKMDNTIMDGFHTVEKKVSGYDEANAGNSLAGNADKDHKNYIQGEAYSKDQALRKAKQIMGDTDDKAFTIQKSGKGANVAAYNIVYEKGNRNGMLDLSVKGGHPLNLLVNRPVPNKKISLYTGGEKAAQYLKNLGFKNMEVVSSTEHDNAGSYSFLPVQDGIRLYPDSAEVKVALDNGNLLGLSGRNYFKNHRDRKLEKPKISVNEARDKVNPNLDIQENYLSLITNELGNEVLCHEFIGVHKNITYRIYINANSGKEEKVERLEGTGIDFR from the coding sequence ATGTACAGATGGATTGCGATAGCTTTACTTGCCGCAGGAATCGCTGGTACGAGTTTCTGGGCTGCACGCTCAAATAATGAAAAATCAATGGTGTCTTTGCAGGCAGAAAACCATTATCAACGAGCTTTTCATGAATTGACCTACAATATGGATATTTTACATGAAAAAATTGGTACGACACTTGCAATGAATTCCAAAGAGAGACTTTCTCCGCAAATGCTCGATATTTGGCGGATCACATCCAATGCTCAAAGCAATCTTGGACAGTTGCCACTCGCAATGCTGCCGTTTAATAAGACAGAGGAATTCTTATCACAAATCGGGGATTTCTCTTATAAGACAGCCGCTCGTGACCTTTCTGCCAAGCCTTTGACAAATAAAGAAACGAAAACACTGGCATCATTATATAAGCAGTCCGGTGAGCTTAACAGCCATATGAGGAAGCTGCAGGGCGACGTTCTCAATAATAATTTGAGTTGGCTCGATGCAGAAAAATCGTTGGCACAGCGTAATGAGAAAATGGACAATACAATTATGGACGGTTTTCATACTGTAGAGAAAAAAGTGTCGGGATATGATGAAGCAAATGCAGGAAATTCACTTGCAGGCAATGCAGACAAGGATCACAAAAATTACATTCAAGGTGAAGCCTACTCAAAAGACCAAGCTCTCCGCAAAGCAAAACAAATCATGGGCGATACTGATGACAAGGCATTTACAATCCAAAAAAGTGGTAAAGGGGCAAATGTAGCTGCCTATAATATCGTCTATGAAAAAGGGAATCGGAATGGCATGCTTGATCTATCTGTAAAAGGCGGGCATCCTCTCAATCTCCTCGTAAACAGGCCTGTTCCAAACAAAAAAATAAGCCTGTATACAGGTGGGGAAAAAGCCGCACAGTACTTGAAGAATCTTGGTTTTAAAAATATGGAAGTTGTTTCTTCAACTGAACATGACAATGCTGGTTCATATTCTTTCCTTCCAGTCCAGGATGGCATAAGGTTGTATCCTGACTCAGCAGAAGTAAAGGTAGCTCTAGATAATGGTAATCTGCTCGGTCTATCCGGTCGTAACTATTTCAAGAACCATCGTGATCGCAAGCTTGAAAAACCGAAGATTAGTGTCAATGAGGCAAGGGACAAAGTAAACCCAAATCTGGATATTCAGGAAAACTACTTATCCCTGATAACCAATGAACTTGGAAATGAAGTACTCTGCCATGAATTCATTGGTGTCCACAAAAACATCACTTACAGAATTTATATCAACGCCAATAGCGGCAAGGAAGAGAAAGTGGAACGCCTAGAAGGTACTGGCATCGACTTTCGCTAA